In Aquila chrysaetos chrysaetos chromosome 17, bAquChr1.4, whole genome shotgun sequence, one genomic interval encodes:
- the BAIAP2L2 gene encoding brain-specific angiogenesis inhibitor 1-associated protein 2-like protein 2: protein MACWAYQLQPAERLWTSSHVRILLELVWPQNRNTENPLDTNDWRWGFNFGIPRWFLHKPAVQEQSPPGRCSTLCSPLLLASPWEREKALEMDLSYRSTISIYKSILEQFNPALENLVYLGNNYLRAFHALSKAADVYFKAIEKIGEQALQSSTSHVLGEILMQMSNTQRLLSSDLEVVAQTFHVDLLQHMEKNTKMDVQFISESQKQYELEYQRRATNLDKCMAELWRMERARDKNVREMKENVMRLRSEMQAFVSESQREAELEEKRRYRFLAEKHQMLYNTLLQFYSRARGMIQTKAPQWKEQLEASRNPSNSHSQGLLAASHSQGYPSGRLTPTHLEMPQRPLGDFASPMTGNRSSVFSPEPPEMRLSPQPEPPRRSLRRTPSASLLPTGRTSRSGSFGEAGSGSEGRRRSGTARVQAIVPHTTGVNRTLLRFDPGDVIAVLMPDAQNGWLYGKLEGSSTCGWFPEAYVKPLEDAREMQEPATRSFPLRSSHSMDDILDRPSTPSSSNYWPATAQPSLPNPPPLSVGASGHQSGVAAPVSSGSKKSGVFDQPPELFPRGTNPFATVKLRPTVTNDRSAPIIR, encoded by the exons ATGGCTTGCTGGGCTTATCAGTTGCAACCAGCGGAGAGGCTTTGGACCAGCTCCCATGTGAGGATCCTCTTGGAGCTGGTCTGGCCTCAaaatagaaacactgaaaaccCTTTGGATACAAATGACTGGAGATGGGGCTTTAACTTTGGTATCCCCAGGTGGTTCCTGCACAAG CCGGCTGTGCAGGAGCAGAGTCCTCCAGGCCGGTGTAGCACCTTGTGCTCTCCTTTGCTCCTTGCTTCTCcgtgggagagggaaaaggctCTGGAGATGGACCTGTCCTACAGATCCACCATCTCCATCTATAAG AGTATTCTGGAGCAGTTCAACCCCGCGCTGGAGAACCTGGTGTACCTGGGGAACAACTACCTGCGTGCCTTCCATG CATTATCCAAAGCAGCTGACGTGTATTTTAAGGCAATCGAGAAGATTGGGGAGCAAGCGCTGCAGAGCTCCACCTCACACGTGCTGG GTGAAATTCTGATGCAGATGTCCAACACACAGAGACTCCTGAGCTCTGATTTGGAAGTTGTG GCTCAGACCTTCCACGTggacctgctgcagcacatgGAAAAGAACACCAAAATGGATGTGCAGTTCATCAGT GAGAGCCAGAAGCAGTATGAGCTGGAGTACCAGCGCAGAGCCACCAACCTGGACAAGTGCATGGCAGAGCTGTGGAGAATGGAGAGGGCCCGTGATAAAAATGTCCGGGAGATGAAG GAGAATGTGATGCGACTGCGCTCGGAGATGCAGGCGTTTGTCTCTGAGAGCCAGAGGGAggctgagctggaggagaaacGCCGCTACCGCTTTCTGGCTGAAAAGCACCAGATGCTCTACAACACCCTGCTCCAGTTTTACAGCAGG gctAGGGGCATGATCCAGACCAAGGCACCACAGTGGAaggagcagctggaggccagccGCAACCCCTCCAACAGCCACTCGCAGGGTCTTCTCGCAGCCTCCCACAGCCAGGGGTACCCCTCGGGCCGGCTTACCCCCACCCACCTTGAGATG CCCCAGAGACCCCTTGGGGACTTTGCTTCCCCCATGACTGGGAATAGATCCAGCGTCTTCTCTCCAGAGCCTCCAGAAATGAGACTGTCTCCTCAACCAGAGCCCCCCAGGCGGTCACTGCGGAGGACACCATCAGCCA GTTTGCTCCCTACCGGCCGTACCTCCCGTTCGGGTTCCTTCGGCGAGGCCGGCAGCGGCAGcgaaggcaggaggaggagcggCACGGCGAGAGTGCAGGCTATCGTGCCCCACACGACGGGTGTCAACCGGACCCTGCTGCGGTTTGACCCCGGGGATGTCATCGCGGTGCTGATGCCGGATGCGCAGAACGGCTGGCTGTATGGCAAGCTGGAGGGCTCGTCCAc GTGCGGCTGGTTCCCTGAAGCTTATGTCAAGCCTCTGGAGGATGCGAGGGAGATGCAGGAGCCAGCCACCAG GTCCTTCCCGCTGCGAAGCAGTCACAGTATGGATGACATCCTGGACCGTCCCAGCACTCCCTCCTCTAGCAATTACTGGCCTGCCACTGCCCAGCCCAGTTTGCCAAACCCACCTCCCCTCTCGGTGGGTGCCAGCGGTCACCAGAGTGGGGTGGCCGCCCCGGTCAGTTCTGGCTCCAAG AAATCAGGAGTATTTGACCAGCCCCCCGAACTCTTCCCACG cGGTACCAACCCCTTTGCCACAGTCAAGCTGCGTCCCACGGTCACCAACGACCGCTCAGCACCCATCATCCGATGA
- the SLC16A8 gene encoding monocarboxylate transporter 3 yields the protein MGRPDPEEGRLPAPVKPPDGGWGWIVLLGCFVITGFSYAFPKAVSVYFKELMKDFHVGYSDTAWISSIMLAMLYGTGPVCSIMVNQFGCRPVMLIGGLLASSGMILASFTTNIIELYLTAGVLTGLGMALNFQPSLIMLGTYFDKRRPLANGLAAAGSPVFLSSLSPLGQVLLEKFGWRGGFLIMGGLLLNCCTCGAVMRPLDMGMKRKMEKAQDKYEAKEMLPIGGKSEEGISSADGTKKAKKAKKKPKKGKKLLDFSIFSNRGFIIYTISKFILVLGLFVPPILLVNYAKDTGVPDTEAAFLLSIIGFIDIFARPACGMVAGLKWVRPHVAYLFSFSMLFNGLTDICSARASNYTGLVIFCVFFGISYGMVGALQFEVLMAIVGSQKFSSAIGLVLLIEAFAVLIGPPSAGRLVDALKNYEVIFYLAGSEVVLSALFLAMATYCCLNRGKKKEPPPEKNPSAGGGSDTEEAESDVQEAEEHSSDNHQPVHSTDNAVVVASEEANHVAEEQSGEGGGCPEGDGEVLARDGCNADQMVERDRF from the exons ATGGGGAGACCTGACCCAGAGGAAGGGCGGCTCCCGGCTCCCGTGAAGCCCCCGGATGGCGGCTGGGGCTGGATCGTGCTCCTCGGCTGCTTTGTGATCACCGGCTTCTCCTATGCCTTCCCAAAAGCCGTCAGTGTCTACTTCAAGGAGCTCATGAAAGATTTCCACGTGGGCTACAGTGACACAGCCTGGATCTCCTCCATCATGCTGGCCATGCTCTACGGGACAG GACCAGTATGCAGCATCATGGTGAACCAGTTTGGCTGCCGGCCCGTGATGCTCATCGGTGGACTGCTAGCTTCCTCTGGGATGATCCTGGCATCTTTTACTACCAATATCATTGAGCTTTATCTGACAGCTGGCGTGCTGACAG GTCTGGGTATGGCATTGAACTTCCAGCCCTCACTGATCATGCTGGGCACCTACTTCGACAAGCGTCGGCCTCTTGCCAATGGACTGGCTGCCGCTGGGAGCCctgtcttcctttcctccctctctccactGGGGCAAGtgctgctggagaagtttgGTTGGCGAGGTGGGTTCCTTATCATGGGGGGGCTTCTGCTTAACTGCTGCACTTGTGGGGCCGTCATGAGACCCCTGGATATGGGCATGAAGCGGAAGATGGAGAAAGCGCAGGACAAATATGAAGCCAAGGAGATGCTGCCCATAGGAGGGAAATCAGAAGAGGGAATCAGCTCTGCTGATGGAACCAAGAAAGCCAAGAAAGCCAAGAAGAAGcccaagaaaggaaagaagcttCTGGATTTTAGTATCTTTTCCAACCGAGGGTTTATCATTTACACTATTTCAAAGTTCATCCTGGTCTTGGGTCTCTTCGTGCCCCCCATACTGCTGGTCAACTACGCCAAGGACACGGGTGTCCCAGACACAGAGGCCGCGTTCTTGCTCTCCATCATTGGTTTCATAGACATCTTTGCCCGCCCAGCCTGCGGCATGGTGGCAGGTTTGAAGTGGGTTCGCCCTCACGTGGCGTACCTGTTCAGCTTCTCTATGCTCTTCAACGGCTTGACAGACATCTGCAGTGCCAGGGCTAGCAATTACACGGGGCTGGTCATCTTCTGCGTCTTTTTTGGCATCTCGTACGGCATGGTGGGAGCACTGCAGTTTGAGGTGCTGATGGCCATCGTTGGCTCCCAGAAGTTCTCCAGCGCCATCGGGCTGGTCCTACTTATCGAGGCTTTCGCGGTGCTCATTGGTCCACCCTCTGCAG GCCGCTTGGTTGATGCTCTCAAGAACTACGAGGTGATCTTCTACCTGGCGGGCTCGGAGGTAGTGCTCTCTGCTCTCTTCCTGGCCATGGCCACCTACTGCTGCCTGAACcgggggaagaagaaggaaccTCCCCCGGAGAAGAATCCCTCTGCGGGCGGCGGGAGCGACACCGAGGAAGCAGAGTCCGACGTACAAGAAGCCGAGGAGCACAGCAGCGACAACCACCAGCCGGTCCACAGCACCGACAACGCCGTGGTGGTGGCCAGCGAGGAGGCCAACCACgtggcagaggagcagagcggggagggaggagggtgtCCCgaaggggatggggaggtgTTGGCACGAGACGGCTGCAACGCTGACCAGATGGTGGAGAGGGACAGGTTTTAG